One genomic window of Maribacter aquivivus includes the following:
- a CDS encoding GMC oxidoreductase: MSKFYYNEEQESYDAIVVGTGISGGWAAKELCEAGLKTLVLERGRMVKHIDDYETANKNPWDFPNAGEPTKEIIEQQPKQNRTGYTTNQASNMWFVNDLKHPYNETKRFDWMRGYHLGGRSLQWGRQSYRLSDIDFGANKKDNIAVDWPVRYKDIAPWYDKVEEYIGVSGENLGLEQLPDGKFLPMMDLNCVEQEFREKVAENFDGRVVTAGRTAHITGTKQFDGRSKCQFRNRCIRGCPFGAYFSSLSSTLPAAEATGNMTLRPDSIVHEVIYDPKTKKATGVKVIDANTKETFEFKAKVIFLCASAIASTSILMQSKSETFPNGMGNESDQLGRNIMDHQLQVGASGKFDGFEDKYYKGRKPSGIYIPRFRNLGGDSDRKDYIRGFGYQGGASRGNWEESIAELSHGKELKDAVLKPGGWTFGMMGFGEVLPYENNRFTLDYDKLDDWGLPTVTFDAELQENELKMRKDILESAVDMLEKAGLRDVKGYDNESALGLGIHEMGTARMGRDRKTSVLNGNNQLHDVSNVYVTDGSFMTSASCVNPSLTYMAFTARAAAHAVKELKKGNI; encoded by the coding sequence ATGAGCAAATTTTATTATAACGAAGAACAAGAGTCTTACGATGCAATTGTCGTAGGTACTGGAATAAGTGGTGGTTGGGCCGCAAAAGAACTATGCGAGGCAGGCCTTAAAACCCTAGTTTTAGAACGTGGAAGAATGGTCAAACATATTGATGACTATGAAACCGCTAATAAGAACCCTTGGGATTTCCCGAATGCGGGTGAACCGACAAAAGAAATTATAGAGCAACAACCAAAGCAAAATAGAACAGGTTACACTACAAACCAAGCAAGTAATATGTGGTTTGTAAATGACTTAAAACACCCATACAACGAAACAAAGAGATTTGATTGGATGAGAGGCTATCACCTAGGTGGTCGTTCTCTGCAATGGGGTCGTCAAAGTTATCGTTTAAGTGATATTGATTTTGGAGCAAATAAGAAAGATAACATTGCCGTAGATTGGCCTGTACGTTATAAAGATATTGCACCTTGGTACGATAAGGTTGAGGAGTATATTGGTGTAAGTGGTGAAAACTTAGGTTTAGAGCAATTACCTGATGGTAAATTTTTACCAATGATGGATCTGAATTGTGTAGAGCAAGAATTCAGAGAAAAAGTAGCTGAAAATTTTGATGGTCGTGTAGTAACTGCTGGTAGAACAGCACACATTACAGGCACCAAGCAATTTGACGGAAGAAGCAAATGTCAATTTAGAAATAGATGTATAAGAGGGTGTCCTTTTGGAGCATACTTTAGTAGTTTATCTTCTACATTACCAGCAGCAGAAGCTACAGGTAATATGACACTTAGACCAGATTCTATTGTGCATGAAGTAATTTATGACCCAAAGACAAAGAAAGCTACCGGTGTAAAGGTAATTGATGCAAATACAAAAGAAACTTTTGAATTTAAGGCGAAAGTTATATTCTTATGTGCATCTGCAATTGCATCTACATCTATATTAATGCAATCTAAATCTGAAACCTTCCCTAATGGTATGGGTAATGAATCTGATCAATTGGGCCGTAACATAATGGACCACCAACTTCAAGTAGGAGCTTCAGGTAAGTTTGACGGATTTGAAGATAAATACTATAAAGGAAGAAAACCTAGTGGAATCTACATCCCAAGATTTAGAAACTTAGGTGGTGACTCTGATAGAAAAGATTACATAAGAGGATTTGGATACCAAGGTGGTGCCTCTAGAGGTAACTGGGAAGAATCTATCGCCGAACTATCTCACGGTAAAGAATTAAAAGATGCTGTTTTAAAACCAGGCGGATGGACGTTTGGTATGATGGGCTTTGGAGAAGTACTACCATATGAAAACAACAGATTTACATTAGACTACGACAAATTAGACGATTGGGGTCTACCAACGGTTACTTTTGATGCAGAGCTTCAAGAAAACGAACTTAAAATGCGTAAAGACATTTTAGAGTCGGCTGTTGATATGTTAGAAAAAGCCGGACTTAGAGACGTAAAAGGATATGATAATGAGAGTGCTTTAGGTTTAGGTATTCATGAAATGGGAACTGCCCGTATGGGAAGAGATAGAAAAACATCTGTTCTAAATGGAAACAACCAATTACATGATGTATCTAATGTTTATGTAACAGATGGCTCGTTTATGACCTCTGCTAGTTGTGTAAACCCATCACTAACTTACATGGCCTTTACGGCTAGAGCTGCAGCCCATGCAGTTAAAGAACTTAAAAAAGGAAACATATAA
- a CDS encoding sugar phosphate isomerase/epimerase family protein codes for MKRKSFIRMASIVGIGISLLGTYACKETKKEKVENSEVVAKDSNVEPFFKLSLAQWSMHKMIREDGVDPYTFAEKAKNWGFTGLEYVSQLYNPELEEAGYSEEAMANFVAKSNAEAEKYGMKNVLIMIDGQGNLAVNDEAERNETVEKHKKWVDAAAAMGCHAIRVNLNGSSVPEEWIKNSVDGLTKLATYAKTKNINVLVENHGGLSSNGELHAQVMKTVNMDNCGSLPDFGNFCIERKPDSWDCLKEYDKYKGVKELMPYAKAVSAKSNNFDADGYDTGIDYVQMLKIVKEEGYTGFIGVEYEGSEISEEAGIIATRDLLLKAAKEIE; via the coding sequence ATGAAAAGAAAAAGTTTTATTCGAATGGCCTCTATTGTAGGTATTGGAATCTCGTTATTAGGAACTTACGCGTGTAAGGAAACTAAAAAAGAAAAAGTGGAAAATTCTGAAGTCGTAGCAAAAGACAGTAATGTTGAGCCTTTTTTTAAATTATCTCTAGCACAATGGTCAATGCATAAAATGATCAGAGAAGATGGTGTTGATCCATATACTTTTGCTGAAAAAGCTAAAAATTGGGGATTTACAGGATTAGAATATGTAAGTCAGCTATATAATCCTGAATTAGAAGAAGCAGGTTATTCTGAGGAGGCTATGGCAAATTTTGTGGCAAAATCTAATGCAGAGGCTGAGAAATACGGAATGAAGAACGTGTTGATCATGATCGATGGTCAAGGTAATTTAGCGGTTAATGACGAAGCTGAAAGAAACGAGACGGTAGAGAAGCATAAAAAATGGGTAGATGCGGCAGCAGCTATGGGTTGCCATGCTATTAGAGTTAACCTTAATGGTAGTAGCGTGCCAGAAGAATGGATCAAGAATTCTGTTGACGGACTTACCAAATTAGCGACTTATGCAAAAACTAAGAATATTAATGTATTGGTAGAGAATCATGGCGGATTATCATCTAACGGAGAGTTGCATGCTCAGGTGATGAAAACTGTAAATATGGATAACTGTGGAAGCTTACCTGATTTTGGGAATTTCTGTATAGAGCGTAAGCCTGATAGTTGGGATTGCTTAAAGGAGTATGATAAATACAAAGGTGTTAAAGAATTAATGCCATATGCCAAGGCAGTAAGTGCAAAATCTAACAATTTTGATGCTGACGGATATGATACTGGTATCGACTATGTACAAATGCTAAAAATTGTAAAAGAAGAAGGATATACCGGGTTTATTGGAGTAGAATACGAAGGTTCTGAAATTAGTGAAGAAGCAGGTATAATTGCTACTAGAGATCTTTTGTTGAAAGCAGCAAAAGAAATAGAATAA
- a CDS encoding DinB family protein: METFFNEIFDYNFHCNKKLIEQCLALNAVPPETMRLFSHILNAHHLWNARVLNKPSEYEVWQEHDVKNWADIHYENQRSSFEIVTNADNFDKRIDYENTEGRLFTNTLQDILFHIINHSTSHRGQIAVDFRNNDEKPISSDYVYYKR, encoded by the coding sequence ATGGAGACTTTTTTTAATGAAATATTCGATTATAATTTTCACTGCAACAAGAAACTTATAGAACAGTGTTTGGCACTAAATGCAGTACCGCCAGAAACCATGCGTCTATTTAGCCATATATTAAATGCGCATCATCTTTGGAACGCGAGAGTTTTAAATAAACCTAGTGAATACGAAGTTTGGCAAGAACATGATGTAAAAAACTGGGCAGATATTCATTATGAAAATCAACGTAGTTCGTTCGAGATAGTCACTAATGCAGATAATTTTGATAAGCGTATAGATTATGAGAATACCGAAGGGCGATTGTTTACCAATACCTTGCAGGATATTCTTTTTCATATCATCAATCATTCTACAAGTCATAGAGGGCAAATTGCTGTAGATTTTAGAAATAATGATGAAAAACCTATAAGCTCAGATTATGTTTATTACAAAAGATAA
- a CDS encoding nucleoside permease, protein MKNKVRAQLCFMMFLEFFIWGAWFVTLGTFLGNNLKATDGEIALAFSTQSWGAIIAPFVIGIIADRYFNAEKILGILHLLGAVLMYFMYQSSVFDDFYILVLAYMILYMPTLALVNSVSFNQMKNPAKEFSMVRVFGTAGWIIAGLSISYVFSWDQGENIGQGLLKNTFLMTAIASLVLGVFSFTLPKTPPKAASSEKLGLKEILGLDSLSLFKDKNFLIFFVSSVLICIPLAFYYQNANPFLVEIGMDNPTGKMTLGQISEIAFMLLLPYFFTKFGFKKTILVAMVAWVVRYLLFAFGDVEELGFMLIVGIALHGICYDFFFVSGQIYTDSKAGEKFKSSAQGLITLATYGVGMLIGFWVAGKISTAYLLEDGKHIWETIWMYPAGFALAVFILFAIFFKTEKIEYQS, encoded by the coding sequence ATGAAAAATAAAGTCAGAGCGCAGCTTTGCTTCATGATGTTTTTAGAATTTTTTATTTGGGGTGCATGGTTCGTAACTCTAGGTACATTTTTAGGAAATAATTTAAAAGCAACAGACGGTGAAATAGCATTGGCATTTTCAACACAATCATGGGGAGCTATCATTGCTCCCTTTGTTATTGGGATTATAGCCGACAGATATTTTAATGCTGAGAAAATCTTAGGGATTTTACATCTTCTAGGCGCAGTTCTTATGTATTTTATGTACCAAAGTAGTGTCTTCGATGATTTCTATATTTTGGTATTAGCATATATGATTTTATATATGCCAACCTTAGCATTGGTTAATTCGGTTTCTTTTAATCAAATGAAAAATCCGGCCAAGGAGTTTTCTATGGTTAGGGTATTTGGAACTGCAGGTTGGATTATTGCCGGACTCTCTATCAGCTACGTTTTTAGCTGGGATCAAGGTGAAAATATTGGGCAGGGTTTATTGAAAAATACTTTTTTAATGACTGCAATTGCTTCATTAGTTTTAGGAGTATTCAGTTTTACTTTACCTAAAACACCACCTAAAGCAGCTAGTTCAGAAAAACTAGGATTGAAAGAAATTTTAGGTTTAGATTCTTTGAGTTTATTTAAGGATAAGAATTTTTTAATATTCTTTGTTTCTTCGGTATTAATATGTATTCCTTTGGCCTTCTATTATCAAAATGCAAATCCTTTTCTAGTAGAAATTGGCATGGATAACCCTACGGGTAAAATGACATTGGGTCAAATATCTGAAATTGCCTTTATGTTATTGTTGCCCTATTTCTTTACTAAGTTCGGATTTAAGAAAACTATTTTAGTGGCTATGGTAGCTTGGGTAGTGCGTTATTTATTATTTGCGTTTGGGGATGTTGAAGAACTTGGTTTCATGTTGATAGTAGGTATTGCGCTACATGGAATATGTTATGATTTTTTCTTTGTATCAGGGCAAATCTATACCGATAGTAAAGCAGGTGAAAAGTTCAAAAGCTCAGCACAAGGTCTTATAACTTTAGCAACCTATGGTGTGGGTATGTTAATAGGGTTTTGGGTCGCTGGAAAAATATCAACAGCTTATCTATTAGAAGACGGTAAGCACATTTGGGAAACCATTTGGATGTATCCGGCTGGTTTTGCATTGGCTGTATTTATTTTGTTCGCCATTTTCTTTAAAACCGAGAAAATAGAATATCAGTCTTAG
- a CDS encoding Gfo/Idh/MocA family protein: protein MPKKIRLGILGGGGDSLIGVLHRVASFINDNYQITGAVFNPDFDASMAFAKEIDVPLNRIYKDFDTLIEEELKLPEDERIQVCSVLTPNFLHYPMAKKLLDNGFHVICEKPMTTTLDEAKDLQKSHEKAGTVFALTHTYTGYPMVRQMREMIKSGALGKIHKVDAVYYQGWINTIIHDKEKRSSVWRLDPKKAGISSCMGDIGVHAFNLVEYTTGLKINELLCDFNYLYEDNQMDVDGTVLIRMGDHVKGVIRGSQVATGEENGLAISIYGEKGAFRWEQERPNFLYKLSDTEPTQIYKPGHAYNSELSLDGTKLPAGHPEGIFDSMANIYKGVAKAIRGQEYNDGEFPTMTDGVRGMNFIEATVDSHKSGNTWVALEN, encoded by the coding sequence ATGCCAAAGAAAATACGATTAGGAATACTAGGTGGAGGAGGAGATTCGCTGATAGGTGTGTTACATAGAGTAGCCTCTTTTATCAATGATAATTATCAAATTACGGGAGCTGTTTTTAATCCTGATTTTGATGCTAGCATGGCTTTTGCCAAGGAGATAGATGTGCCTTTAAATAGAATTTATAAGGATTTTGATACTTTAATAGAAGAAGAATTAAAACTACCAGAAGATGAACGTATTCAAGTATGTTCTGTACTAACACCTAATTTTTTGCATTACCCAATGGCTAAAAAGTTGTTGGATAATGGTTTCCACGTTATTTGTGAAAAACCGATGACCACTACTTTAGATGAAGCAAAAGATTTGCAGAAATCTCATGAAAAAGCGGGTACTGTTTTCGCTTTAACGCATACTTATACAGGTTACCCAATGGTACGCCAAATGCGCGAAATGATCAAATCTGGAGCTTTAGGTAAAATTCATAAAGTTGATGCAGTTTACTATCAAGGTTGGATCAATACTATTATTCATGATAAAGAGAAAAGATCTTCTGTTTGGAGATTAGACCCTAAGAAAGCTGGTATAAGCTCATGTATGGGAGATATAGGTGTTCATGCCTTTAATCTTGTAGAGTATACTACAGGTCTTAAGATTAATGAACTACTGTGCGACTTTAATTATCTTTATGAAGATAACCAGATGGATGTTGATGGTACCGTTCTTATACGTATGGGAGATCATGTTAAAGGAGTAATTAGAGGTAGCCAAGTAGCTACTGGTGAAGAAAACGGACTTGCCATTTCAATCTACGGAGAGAAAGGTGCTTTTCGTTGGGAGCAAGAACGCCCTAACTTTTTATATAAATTAAGTGATACTGAGCCAACGCAAATATATAAGCCAGGTCATGCTTATAATTCAGAGCTGTCTTTAGACGGAACCAAATTGCCAGCTGGTCACCCAGAAGGTATTTTTGATTCTATGGCTAACATTTATAAAGGTGTGGCAAAAGCAATTAGAGGTCAAGAGTATAACGATGGTGAATTCCCAACTATGACAGATGGTGTTCGTGGTATGAATTTTATTGAAGCAACCGTAGATTCTCATAAAAGCGGAAATACTTGGGTAGCTTTAGAAAACTAA
- a CDS encoding ASCH domain-containing protein has protein sequence MENASARNMWGDYLKNHLEDVFHETPKTIYFGDNEQDANENARLIQSGAKKAISHSLLGLQNRNEPLPKIGDYIVVTNWSGEAQCIVATTAVSIKPYFSIDSTYAQLEANGDKSLDSWKKYHWDFFTRELQEFKREPRESMIVVCQHFKVVNS, from the coding sequence ATGGAAAATGCTTCAGCCAGAAATATGTGGGGTGATTATTTAAAAAATCATCTCGAAGATGTCTTTCACGAGACACCTAAAACGATCTATTTTGGCGACAATGAACAAGATGCCAATGAAAACGCTAGATTAATACAGAGCGGAGCTAAAAAGGCAATTTCACATTCTTTACTAGGTTTACAAAACCGTAATGAACCTTTACCCAAAATAGGAGATTATATTGTAGTCACAAATTGGAGTGGTGAAGCACAATGTATTGTTGCTACCACCGCCGTTTCTATTAAACCGTATTTTAGTATTGATTCGACTTATGCTCAATTAGAAGCAAATGGAGACAAATCATTAGACAGTTGGAAAAAGTATCATTGGGATTTTTTTACTAGAGAATTACAAGAATTCAAAAGAGAACCAAGAGAAAGTATGATTGTCGTGTGCCAACATTTTAAAGTGGTAAATTCTTAA
- a CDS encoding GMC oxidoreductase yields the protein MNQDEIFDAIVVGTGISGGWAAKELTENGLKTLVLERGPMVKHVVDYPTMNDDPWDYPLKGKLSKEDEKKYHVQKRVNWAPTEDSKHFFVNDLDHPYVETKRFDWIRGYQVGGRSLTWGRQSYRWSDIDFEANKKDGVGVDWPVRYKDISPWYDKVEKYIGVSGEKLGLEVLPDGIFQPAMKLNCVEEDFKKTTANKFDDGRLVTIGRTAHITDPNATFEGRGTCQNRDRCWRGCPFGGYFSSNSSTLPAAERTGNMTLRPNSIVHEIIYDDTTKKATGVRIIDAETNEKIEFKAKVIFLCASAMASVGILLQSKSERFPNGLGNDSDALGRGIMDHHYKLGATAKVDGYLDKYYKGRRANGFYIPRFVNLNKKTKREGYLRGFGYQGTASRGDWSKEIGELGYGKELKESVLKPGSWTIGVTGFGEFLPYDDNRVTLSPTEKDKWGLPQLAFDVEFKENEYKMREDIKKEIVTMFKEAGFKDVSSYDEPSGPGLGIHEMGGARMGHSAKTSIINKNNQVHLVPNVYVTDGAFMSSSSCVNPSLTYMAFTARAANHAAEQLKAGKFA from the coding sequence ATGAATCAAGATGAAATATTCGACGCAATTGTTGTTGGAACAGGAATAAGTGGTGGCTGGGCTGCTAAGGAATTAACAGAGAACGGCTTAAAAACACTTGTTTTGGAACGCGGTCCAATGGTAAAGCATGTAGTAGATTATCCTACGATGAACGATGACCCATGGGATTATCCTTTAAAAGGTAAATTATCTAAGGAGGATGAGAAAAAATATCACGTACAAAAACGTGTAAACTGGGCTCCGACAGAGGATTCAAAGCACTTTTTTGTGAACGATCTTGACCACCCATATGTAGAAACAAAACGTTTTGATTGGATACGTGGATATCAAGTTGGTGGTAGATCACTTACTTGGGGACGACAAAGTTACCGCTGGAGCGATATTGATTTTGAAGCGAATAAAAAAGATGGGGTTGGTGTAGACTGGCCTGTTAGATATAAAGATATTTCACCTTGGTACGATAAAGTTGAAAAATATATTGGGGTAAGTGGCGAAAAATTAGGTTTAGAAGTATTGCCTGATGGCATATTTCAACCCGCTATGAAATTGAATTGTGTTGAGGAGGATTTTAAAAAAACAACTGCCAATAAGTTTGATGATGGTAGATTGGTAACTATTGGTAGAACAGCACACATTACAGACCCTAATGCAACTTTTGAAGGTCGCGGTACATGCCAAAATAGAGACCGTTGCTGGCGAGGATGCCCATTTGGCGGTTATTTCAGCAGTAACTCATCTACCTTACCGGCTGCTGAACGTACCGGCAATATGACTTTAAGACCAAATTCGATTGTACATGAAATCATCTATGATGATACCACAAAAAAAGCAACAGGTGTAAGAATTATTGATGCTGAAACCAATGAGAAAATAGAATTTAAGGCAAAGGTGATTTTTTTATGCGCATCGGCCATGGCATCAGTGGGTATTTTATTACAATCTAAATCTGAGCGTTTCCCTAACGGATTGGGTAATGATTCTGATGCATTAGGAAGAGGTATTATGGACCACCATTACAAACTTGGAGCAACTGCTAAAGTTGATGGTTACTTAGACAAGTATTATAAAGGCAGACGTGCAAACGGATTCTATATACCTCGTTTTGTAAACTTGAACAAGAAAACAAAACGTGAAGGATATTTACGTGGCTTCGGTTACCAAGGTACTGCAAGTAGAGGAGATTGGTCTAAGGAAATTGGTGAACTAGGTTACGGAAAAGAGCTAAAAGAATCTGTACTAAAACCAGGTAGCTGGACGATAGGTGTAACGGGGTTTGGCGAGTTCTTACCATATGACGATAACCGAGTTACTCTTAGCCCTACCGAAAAAGACAAATGGGGTTTACCGCAATTGGCTTTTGATGTTGAATTTAAAGAGAACGAGTATAAAATGCGCGAAGACATCAAAAAAGAAATTGTAACAATGTTCAAAGAAGCCGGCTTTAAAGATGTTTCTTCTTATGATGAACCTAGCGGACCAGGCTTAGGTATTCATGAAATGGGCGGTGCAAGAATGGGGCACAGTGCAAAGACTTCAATTATAAATAAAAATAATCAAGTACATTTAGTACCGAATGTGTATGTGACAGATGGTGCGTTTATGTCATCATCTAGCTGTGTAAATCCGTCATTAACCTATATGGCTTTTACGGCAAGAGCAGCAAATCATGCAGCCGAACAATTAAAAGCAGGTAAATTTGCTTGA
- a CDS encoding sugar phosphate isomerase/epimerase family protein produces MKTIKGPAVFLAQFVDSKAPFNSLDGMCKWAADLGYKGIQIPTWETFLIDLDKAAESQTYCDELKAKVNSYGLEITELSTHLQGQLVAVNPAYDLMFDSFAPKNVHGNPKARTEWAIETVKKAATASRRLGLNAHATFSGSLLWHTMHPWPQRPAGLVEMGFEELAKRWTPILNHFDKEGVDVCYEIHPGEDLHDGDTFERFLEATGNHKRVNILYDPSHFVLQQLDYITYIDHYHEFIKSFHVKDSEFNPTGKKGAFGGYNDWGDRAGRYRSLGDGQIDFKTIFSKLTQYGCDVWAVMEWECCIKSPEQGAREGAKFISDHIIEATEKTFDDFAGAEIDKDMLKKMLGL; encoded by the coding sequence ATGAAAACAATCAAAGGACCAGCCGTATTCTTGGCACAGTTTGTAGACAGTAAAGCTCCATTTAATTCCTTGGACGGAATGTGTAAATGGGCTGCTGATCTAGGATATAAAGGAATTCAAATTCCGACGTGGGAAACTTTTTTAATTGATTTGGATAAAGCAGCTGAAAGTCAGACATACTGCGACGAGCTAAAAGCCAAAGTAAACTCTTACGGACTAGAAATTACGGAACTTTCTACTCACCTACAAGGGCAATTGGTTGCTGTAAACCCAGCATATGATTTAATGTTCGATTCTTTTGCTCCTAAAAATGTTCATGGAAATCCAAAAGCAAGAACAGAATGGGCAATAGAAACTGTAAAGAAAGCAGCAACTGCTAGTAGAAGATTAGGGTTAAATGCACACGCAACTTTTTCTGGTTCATTATTATGGCACACTATGCACCCTTGGCCACAAAGACCAGCTGGTTTAGTGGAAATGGGTTTTGAAGAATTAGCAAAGAGATGGACACCGATTTTAAATCATTTTGATAAAGAAGGTGTTGATGTATGTTATGAAATTCACCCTGGTGAAGATTTACATGATGGAGATACTTTTGAGCGTTTTCTAGAAGCTACTGGTAATCATAAAAGAGTAAATATACTTTATGATCCAAGCCATTTTGTATTGCAACAGTTAGACTATATCACGTACATAGATCATTATCATGAGTTTATAAAATCTTTTCACGTGAAGGATTCTGAGTTTAATCCTACAGGTAAAAAAGGTGCTTTTGGTGGTTATAATGATTGGGGCGATAGAGCCGGTAGATACCGTTCATTAGGTGATGGTCAAATAGATTTCAAAACCATATTTTCTAAACTAACACAATACGGTTGCGATGTTTGGGCGGTTATGGAATGGGAATGTTGTATTAAGAGTCCGGAGCAAGGTGCTCGCGAAGGAGCAAAATTCATTTCTGACCATATTATTGAAGCGACTGAAAAGACTTTTGATGATTTTGCAGGTGCTGAAATTGACAAGGATATGTTGAAGAAAATGTTAGGACTTTAA
- a CDS encoding 3-keto-disaccharide hydrolase, whose amino-acid sequence MKKVIASVACLLVFVACKQEKKETTQTAVVEEVAVVENDWEVLFDGSSLDQWKEFKTDGVSDAWKIEGDALVYTPPVEGEESTNHDLVTRQEYTNFVLSLDWKISEAGNSGVFWGVSEDEKFGTGYQTGPEIQILDNEKHPDAKAGTTHQAGALYDMVSPATDVTNPVGEWNTMVITVDHNAHIGSVTLNGTVMVTFPVANEEWDAMVAKSKFAGWDGFGKYTTGKIGLQDHSNIVAFRNIKIKQL is encoded by the coding sequence ATGAAGAAAGTTATAGCTAGTGTAGCTTGTTTATTGGTATTCGTTGCATGTAAACAAGAGAAAAAAGAAACAACGCAAACCGCCGTTGTTGAAGAAGTAGCGGTTGTTGAAAATGATTGGGAAGTCTTATTCGATGGTTCATCATTAGATCAATGGAAAGAGTTTAAAACTGACGGAGTAAGTGATGCTTGGAAGATTGAAGGTGACGCTTTAGTTTATACGCCTCCTGTTGAAGGTGAAGAGTCTACAAACCATGACCTTGTAACAAGACAAGAATATACCAATTTTGTATTGAGCTTAGATTGGAAAATATCTGAAGCTGGTAACAGTGGTGTGTTTTGGGGTGTAAGTGAAGATGAAAAATTTGGAACAGGCTATCAAACTGGTCCAGAGATTCAAATTTTAGATAATGAAAAACACCCAGATGCTAAAGCAGGTACAACGCATCAAGCTGGTGCTTTGTATGATATGGTTTCACCAGCTACAGATGTTACTAATCCTGTTGGGGAGTGGAACACTATGGTAATTACTGTAGATCACAATGCACATATAGGTAGTGTTACTTTAAACGGTACTGTAATGGTAACTTTCCCTGTAGCTAACGAAGAATGGGATGCTATGGTTGCAAAATCTAAATTTGCTGGTTGGGACGGATTCGGAAAATATACTACAGGTAAAATCGGATTACAAGACCACAGTAACATAGTCGCTTTTAGAAACATAAAAATTAAACAACTTTAA